A region from the Streptomyces sp. 3214.6 genome encodes:
- the dnaG gene encoding DNA primase — protein sequence MAGRINDEDVKAVRDAVPIDAVVSEYLQLRNAGGGNLKGLCPFHDEKSPSFQVSPSKGLFHCFGCQEGGDTITFVMKVDHLTFSEAVERLAGQAGITLRYEEGGYNPSHQRGERIRLVEAHKIAAEWYAEQLASSPEADTGRIFLAERGFDQAAAVHFGVGYSPQGWDHLTRYLRGKGFTDKELLLSGLSQEGRRGPIDRFRGRLMWPIRDIGGEVVGFGARKLYEADNGPKYLNTPDTAIYRKSQVLYGIDLAKQHIAKTSRAVVVEGYTDVMACHLAGVTTAIATCGTAFGGDHIKILRRLLMDNGSARVIFTFDGDAAGQKAALRAFEDDQKFAAETYIAIAPDNMDPCDLRLAKGDEAVADLVEPRTPLFEFALRQIVVRYDLDTPGGRAAALDEAAPIVARIKNSGAQHEVAVQLAGMLGILDTQFVVKRVAQLARWARDGGGKSPAPGSRSRQQYDAAPRPATAGPALTLRNPVYATERELLKLALQRPELVSPAFDAYGVDEFTAAPYAAVRQTVLDAGGAEWGVQDGQEYLIRVREAAPDDTVRAMVTELAVEPIMRKTVDEMYAGAQLVTVRRRAVERRIRDVQSQLTRLGAGGDPAQLAAVQNELWVLQQYDQALREHGAAAL from the coding sequence GTGGCTGGACGGATCAACGACGAGGACGTGAAGGCGGTACGGGACGCGGTCCCGATCGACGCCGTGGTGTCCGAGTACCTCCAGTTGCGCAACGCGGGCGGCGGCAACCTGAAGGGTCTGTGCCCGTTCCACGACGAGAAGTCGCCGTCCTTCCAGGTCAGTCCGAGCAAGGGACTCTTCCACTGCTTCGGCTGCCAGGAGGGCGGCGACACCATCACGTTCGTGATGAAGGTCGACCACCTCACCTTCTCCGAGGCGGTCGAGCGCCTCGCCGGCCAGGCCGGCATCACCCTGCGCTACGAGGAGGGCGGCTACAACCCCTCCCACCAGCGCGGCGAACGGATCCGGCTGGTCGAGGCCCACAAGATCGCCGCCGAGTGGTACGCGGAACAGCTCGCCAGCAGCCCCGAGGCCGACACCGGCCGGATCTTCCTCGCCGAGCGCGGCTTCGACCAGGCCGCCGCCGTCCACTTCGGCGTCGGCTACAGCCCCCAGGGCTGGGACCACCTCACCCGCTACCTCCGCGGCAAGGGCTTCACCGACAAGGAACTCCTCCTCTCCGGCCTCTCCCAGGAGGGCCGCCGCGGCCCCATCGACCGCTTCCGGGGCCGGCTGATGTGGCCGATCCGTGACATCGGCGGGGAGGTCGTCGGCTTCGGCGCCCGCAAGCTGTACGAGGCGGACAACGGGCCGAAGTACCTCAACACGCCCGACACGGCGATCTACCGGAAGTCCCAGGTGCTGTACGGCATCGACCTCGCCAAACAGCACATCGCCAAGACCAGCCGGGCCGTCGTCGTCGAGGGCTACACCGACGTGATGGCCTGCCACCTCGCCGGAGTGACAACAGCCATCGCAACCTGCGGCACAGCCTTCGGCGGCGACCACATCAAAATCCTCCGCCGGCTGCTCATGGACAACGGATCGGCCCGCGTCATCTTCACCTTCGACGGCGACGCGGCCGGCCAGAAGGCGGCTTTGCGCGCCTTCGAGGACGACCAGAAGTTCGCCGCCGAGACGTACATCGCGATCGCGCCCGACAACATGGACCCCTGCGACCTGCGCCTCGCCAAGGGCGACGAGGCGGTCGCCGACCTCGTCGAACCCCGCACCCCGCTCTTCGAGTTCGCGCTGCGCCAGATCGTCGTCCGCTACGACCTCGACACCCCGGGCGGCCGCGCCGCCGCGCTGGACGAGGCGGCGCCCATCGTCGCCCGCATCAAGAACAGCGGCGCCCAGCACGAGGTCGCCGTCCAGCTCGCGGGCATGCTCGGCATCCTTGACACCCAGTTCGTCGTCAAGCGGGTCGCCCAGCTGGCCCGTTGGGCCCGCGACGGCGGCGGCAAGAGCCCCGCGCCGGGCAGCCGCAGCCGCCAGCAGTACGACGCCGCCCCGCGCCCCGCCACCGCTGGCCCCGCCCTCACCCTCCGCAACCCCGTCTACGCCACCGAGCGCGAGCTGCTGAAGCTCGCCCTGCAGCGCCCGGAGCTGGTCTCCCCGGCCTTCGACGCGTACGGCGTCGACGAGTTCACCGCCGCCCCCTACGCGGCCGTACGCCAGACGGTCCTGGACGCGGGCGGCGCCGAGTGGGGCGTACAGGACGGCCAGGAGTACCTGATCCGCGTCCGCGAGGCCGCCCCTGACGACACCGTCCGCGCCATGGTGACCGAACTCGCCGTCGAGCCAATCATGCGCAAGACGGTGGACGAGATGTACGCCGGCGCCCAACTGGTCACCGTCCGCCGCCGCGCCGTAGAGCGCCGCATCCGCGACGTCCAGTCCCAGCTGACCCGACTGGGCGCAGGTGGCGACCCCGCCCAACTGGCCGCCGTACAGAACGAGCTGTGGGTGCTGCAGCAGTACGACCAGGCCCTACGAGAGCACGGCGCCGCCGCCCTCTGA